The bacterium BMS3Abin08 genome has a window encoding:
- the hpt gene encoding hypoxanthine phosphoribosyltransferase, translating to MVTGKPLFTDEAIQRKVREMAEEVSRDYQGKEIIAIGILKGAFMFFSDLIRHIQVPLTVDFIIASSYEKTDTTTEVKIHYDIRENIRNKHVLLVEDIVDTGITLNYLRERLLSRSPQTLKICAFLDKKKRRIVDVPLDYRGFEIPNEYVVGYGLDFDGQYRNLPYIAVFKSSDRIQQI from the coding sequence ATGGTAACAGGCAAACCCCTGTTCACAGATGAGGCTATTCAGAGGAAGGTAAGAGAAATGGCTGAAGAAGTCTCCAGGGACTACCAGGGTAAAGAGATAATAGCCATTGGAATCCTGAAAGGCGCCTTTATGTTTTTTTCCGACCTTATACGGCATATACAGGTACCTTTGACTGTCGATTTTATTATTGCATCCAGTTACGAAAAGACCGACACAACAACGGAGGTCAAGATCCACTACGATATCCGTGAGAATATCAGGAATAAGCATGTCCTGCTTGTTGAGGATATCGTCGATACGGGGATAACCCTTAATTACCTGAGAGAGCGTCTGCTGTCGAGGTCTCCGCAGACCTTAAAGATCTGTGCTTTTTTAGACAAAAAAAAGAGAAGAATCGTTGATGTACCCTTAGATTACAGGGGATTTGAGATACCTAACGAGTATGTTGTAGGATATGGGCTTGATTTTGACGGCCAGTACCGTAATTTGCCGTACATTGCTGTATTTAAGAGCAGCGATAGGATCCAGCAAATCTGA
- the queD gene encoding 6-carboxy-5,6,7,8-tetrahydropterin synthase, whose product MYELTIESNFSSAHQLRGYKGKCEGLHGHNWKVQVHVVADRLNEIDLVVDFNELKKHTGEVLEQLDHGFLNEIFPFTEINPSSENIARWIFESLKKKVNSDYVKLSAVTVWESDAASATYYED is encoded by the coding sequence ATGTATGAACTTACAATAGAGAGCAACTTCTCATCCGCACATCAGTTGAGAGGCTATAAGGGAAAATGCGAGGGACTCCACGGACATAACTGGAAGGTTCAGGTCCATGTAGTTGCCGATAGATTGAATGAGATAGACCTTGTTGTCGATTTTAATGAACTGAAGAAACACACTGGGGAGGTACTTGAACAGCTCGACCATGGCTTCCTGAATGAGATTTTCCCTTTTACTGAAATAAACCCTTCATCCGAAAATATTGCAAGATGGATCTTTGAATCCCTTAAAAAGAAGGTCAATAGTGATTATGTAAAGCTATCGGCCGTAACCGTATGGGAATCGGACGCTGCTTCCGCAACCTACTATGAAGATTGA
- a CDS encoding peptidase PmbA produces MKIERELNRKIIETALKRGADQAEVYMISGRSLSIEVKEQTIDALESSQDFGYSLRVLRDGRIGFSFSTKKDEWIDVIENAIEASSFTDPDPLYDLAGPSEIHEIELFDGSVSDISEEVAVEHVRSIEKSALERDLRIKKIRKALGSFSEMHLSLSNSKGLHHSYRSTSVSGQITVVAEDGNDAQMGWGYESSRFLNDVDFRRIGIEAAERALRLLGAEKADTIRGNVLLESPVAAEFLGILASSFSSENVQKGKSLLAGKRGTSVLSEKVNVIDNAILDRRVGSRPFDAEGTPSQKNNLISEGILKGYLYNIYTARRENTVSTGNAVRGGIEGLPSVGISNLYIESASPDDVYDFNDLAGMIDKGLIVTEAMGIHTANPVTGDFSVGVTGLWVENGTVTHPVKESAISGNILDLFGKIVGVSNRLRFYGKIGSPDILIEGIDISG; encoded by the coding sequence ATGAAGATTGAGAGAGAACTTAACAGAAAAATCATAGAGACCGCACTGAAGCGTGGCGCTGACCAAGCCGAGGTATATATGATATCAGGGAGGTCTCTATCCATTGAAGTCAAGGAGCAGACAATCGATGCCCTTGAATCCTCTCAGGACTTCGGCTATTCATTGAGGGTGCTCAGGGATGGCCGGATCGGTTTCTCCTTTTCAACTAAAAAAGATGAGTGGATAGACGTTATCGAAAATGCAATAGAGGCATCGAGCTTTACCGATCCGGACCCACTCTATGATCTTGCCGGCCCCTCCGAGATTCATGAGATAGAGCTGTTTGACGGTTCCGTCTCTGATATAAGCGAGGAGGTAGCCGTTGAACATGTCCGTTCCATTGAGAAATCCGCACTTGAACGGGACCTCAGGATAAAGAAAATAAGAAAGGCCTTGGGGTCTTTCTCTGAAATGCACCTGTCACTCTCAAATTCAAAGGGACTGCACCACTCCTACAGATCAACCTCTGTAAGTGGTCAGATCACGGTAGTGGCTGAAGACGGTAACGACGCCCAGATGGGTTGGGGCTATGAAAGCAGCAGGTTTTTAAACGATGTAGACTTCAGAAGAATAGGCATAGAAGCTGCTGAAAGGGCTCTGAGGCTTCTCGGGGCAGAAAAGGCCGATACCATCAGGGGTAACGTCCTCCTTGAAAGTCCCGTCGCTGCAGAGTTCCTTGGAATACTCGCATCATCATTCTCTTCCGAAAACGTTCAGAAAGGAAAATCCCTCCTTGCAGGGAAAAGGGGAACAAGTGTCTTATCAGAGAAGGTAAATGTTATAGATAACGCCATCCTTGACCGCAGGGTGGGAAGCAGGCCCTTTGATGCAGAAGGTACCCCCTCGCAAAAAAACAACCTCATATCAGAAGGAATCCTCAAGGGTTATTTGTACAACATTTATACTGCAAGAAGGGAAAACACCGTTTCAACGGGCAATGCAGTCAGGGGAGGCATTGAGGGGCTCCCCTCGGTAGGGATATCAAACCTCTATATCGAATCCGCATCACCGGACGATGTCTATGACTTCAACGATCTCGCCGGCATGATAGACAAGGGACTTATCGTTACCGAGGCAATGGGCATACATACTGCAAATCCTGTTACAGGGGACTTCTCTGTTGGAGTAACGGGCCTGTGGGTAGAGAATGGAACCGTCACTCACCCCGTTAAAGAGTCTGCAATTTCTGGAAATATCCTTGACCTTTTCGGTAAGATTGTCGGTGTGAGCAATAGACTCAGATTTTACGGCAAGATCGGTTCGCCGGATATACTTATAGAGGGGATCGATATAAGTGGTTAG